ACCAAAGTGTTCAACTGAAGATCCTCAATTCCTATGTACTTATTACTCCGTGGGCTAGTGCTAGTGGTAGTTCAGATTCTTTCTTAGAACTACCTACAGACCTCAACTCTATTCGAAGGATAAGAGAGGACAAAAGATTTGTTGAAATTGATCGAACACGCTCTACAGAAGACAAAAGTGTGATGATGAAAGACCCTTTTGGTATCACCTTTCTCCTTCGGGTGGAGAAAAAGAAGATGACTGGGTCTGTTGTTGACCACGGTCTCTTGTTTAGGCGTGCGTGTAACCCCATTGCCTTCGGATTTCCTCAAGGTATCAGCCCCAATGACCTTTGTACTATTAAGCTCACAGCGCTGTTTGTAACCCGGTATGGGATGGCTTTTAAAAAGGCTTTGAAGAAGATAGCGTCTACTGAGTTTGGGTTTCTGAATCTTAATCATATCTGGAGGCGtctttttttcaattttgtggGCGTCTACACCTCAATAGTGAAGCCTTCTAAAGAGGTGTATAGAAGTTGCGATTTTATGGGCAAGGCACTCGAGTTGTTTTTCCACCTTCTTCAGCTGAAGAATGTGAAAATGGGAGGGAGCAGGAGAGTGATGGAAGTGGACGCTTTTACAGGTGGTGTAGACTACTTTGCCTACATGGACTTTGTTGGCTACTCTGATGTCATGCCTCGACCTCAACGCCGTTCCGTGATGATAGCGCAGCTAGGGCATACTCTGAGAACGCCCCTGTCCGCTTCTTGGTGTACTACTATCTTTTTTGTCTCACCCGAGGTGCTTGGAATTATTAAGCTCACGGCTTTGTTTGTGGCGCGGTATGGAAAACGCATCGCATGTGAATTGATGGAAAAAGAGGGTAGGAATCCACTTTTTAGTTTTCTGGACCCAAGTGATTGCGGGTTCCCTTGTTATAACATGGTTGTTCAGGTCTATTCCAAAGTGTTGAAGAATTTTGAACTAGTTTATACGGCGGATATCGTTCTTCAAAGATATTTCCAGTCTCTTTGGGATGAGGAAAAGGATGAGCCGAAGGATGTGGATGATTTGTATTCTTTTGTGGAGTGTGTAGACTCTTTTGCTCAGATGGAGGATGAAGAGTTTTTTCATAAAATGGGGACCCGTGAAGCACATGTGTACCCTTTTCATGATCAGACCTCTCGAGTTCACAGTCGACCACATGTGTACCACCCTTTTCATGATCAGACCTCACCAGCAAATGTTCAGGAGGAGGAGGGTCCTTCTAGTATCGAGGTTTGTGTTCCAACATTGGATGGAAGGGTGATCATTGAGATCGTAGTGGAGTCTTTTTTTGGGGAAAAAGTGGCGAGTCTGAAGGAGAAAATAGTGAAGGTGATTCAAATTCCTTCCAAGTATCTGAAGTTGAGGGGAAAATTAGTTGGAGTTTTGAGAGACGACAAGTCACTTGCAGATAACAACGTTGAAGCAGGAGAAATCTTAATAGCGACTTGGCGCTTTTCAAGATGGGAAGTGCAAATCACTTAGTTGCTTTTCTTTGTGTCTGGGGCTTACTTgcttcatttaaaaaaaaaaacacttgctTTTTAATTTGCCTTTCTTTGTGTTTCCATTTCGATCAGAAAATGAATCGTCTCAAGTGACTTTTGTCTATTAATTACTATGAATGCTGGAATTGGTGACTTTTGACTATTATTATGAATGCTtaatttgctaaaaaaaaactgaaaattaaatCTTAGCtatgttttgacaaaaaaaaagactagaCTTTCAATTTGTGTCAGACGACAACCACAGTTGTCTCTCAAATGCAACGTGTTCTTTTTTGTTCTGTTGTCagttttgggtttttttttgggtcttgTTTGCCAATTTTTTTTCCCATCACTCTCTCAAATCAGCTGTCCCTCTCCACTTTTGGAAAGCATGTGTTATCATGTTCTTATTGCAGCAAACACAGGAAAGAGAAATTGTTTACTCCTATTCGTTTCCCTTAAAAAACTGAGAACCGCAGAGCCCTGTGAAGGTTATATCGTATGTGTTTAGGTTGCATATACCTACGATTAACAAATTTAAGGGCTTCAGAAGAGCAAATGGTATCTCTTCGTCATTGAAGAGCAGCTCAAGGCCAATGAGGAAGCTAGGTTTTGTGGGATTACGGGGTTCTCCAAAAACAAAAGTCCGAACAAATAAAAACTCCAAAAGTAATGCGACATGAACAAATAAAAACTCCAAAAGTAATGCGATATCAAGTGAAACTTCTAAAACCCGAGAATATCGGAAGAAAAGAGGCTCATGCAAGAGTAATGCGACATGAAGCAATTTATAAGTATAAAAGAAGCTACTTGAAATATGCGACTTCTACCACTGGGACGCTGCATGCAACAACTCCAACAAGGGTAACTAGATCCCTACGGGTTTAAGTAATAGTGTCATCATCCACCACCACATATATTCCTGGAACTCCACTCGTATTTTTTCGATGCACTCAATACCCCCAAACAAATTCTTCAAGTGTTTAAACTCTTTAGCAGTTCCTTTATAACCAAGAACATCCAACACCTTCGCTTGCAACAGACCAATTGTAACATCGCATGTGTCGCCATCATTACCCTGGTGAAGCATCAAGAAGATGCATTGCAACGATATTTAAGTACGTTTCTTTACacatatatagaaatttttgcTTACGGTCCCGAAATTTACCTTTATGATTAGTGTCTCAACCTTTGGAGACTGTTTAAGCAGATACGGCAGCAGTTTCCAACCTTTTTTGTTGCCAGTTGCAAAAGATAACTTAACCAGATTCTTGAACACCGGTAAAACGAGTCCATGTTTAACACATCGAGAAATCAcctaaacacacacacaaccacATTTATCAAGAATTCTCCAAAGCTCCTATTTAAAGAAAATTGGAAGACTTACATCAACAGAACCGCCACAAAGATGCAGGGTCTGGACGTTGCTTATCCCTATAATGAGACCCGTTAAATCCGGCCTTTTGATCTTTTCAGAATAATAAAGGTTCAGCTTAGCTTCGAGTAAGGATTCAAAGTTAACGAGTGGGTACTTATACAAGGCATAGTCAGTGTAGTCGAGGGAGACAAGACTTGGGGCGTCAAATGACATATAATCATTTCGATATTTAGAATCATAGTAAACTTTTAGCTTCTTGATGCTCTGAGAAGATATGCTGTAAGTGTAAAGCTCATTTAAGTCATTCTCGTGGCGAACAGTTAACTCTCAAGCATTGGACAACCAGGAAGAAGCACATCACACAGATCTTTATAGGCAAACACGATGGAATCGATGGAGAGACTCTTGAGCGCTGGAAGAGACACATCCAGAGGAAGCTTTCCAATATTAGTATTTGTTCCTAGAGACAGCTTGACCAGTGTCTTGCTCCTGAAGAGGTGACAAGGAAGAAGACATTTCCCGTGAACATCATCAGCATCTAGCCAAGCCCAGTTTCTACCAGGCATCACACGAAGGTCAACTTCCAAAACACAACGCTCAACCACATTGCATATCCAGCGGCGCATATAAACCGCGTCGCTGTTGTTGGTAACTTGATATGTTAGAGAGAACTTATTGATAGAAGAACCGCGTTGCAAAGCGAGTGTTCTATCCACAAAGTGTCTGAAGCTCTCCCGGATCACAGGCCACTCCTCTTTGCCCACTTCCGGTTGCAGGAAATCAATATCGTCGAAATCAAGAGTATGCACTAATCTAAACACATGCCTCCACTTTTTCGAGAGAAGAGAGGTTGAAGCAGCAAGTTTGGTCGGAAGTAAGGACAAGATCTCTCCCAGAACCTCTTGAGGGAGACAGCTGATTGCATCTCTCGAGCCAATGCCTAGCTTGTTTGAATCCATACAGACGGAACCAATCTCTTCCTTAAAAGCGCCTGAAAGATAAAGTGAGCACAGAATGATTCAACTGATGGATTAACGACAAACCATAAGATCTAGTTTTCACATCTACAACAATGAAACTGATCATATGAAAAATAACGAGAAAACAGAAGCTAAAGGTTCAAGCTTTTCCCcttagaacatctccaatgtacaaCGCTAAAGACGAACCTGCGGAGAACATCAAACAGACAATGATGGGATGGGATGGGATGGGAGTCTCCGATTCAGATTTAGGGATATCTATGTTGGGTGTGCGGAATAAAATCTGAATATTGCCATACTGGGTGTGCTTTCCTTAATTAATACttatccaaaatattaaatcaaattcaCTTATTAAAccataacatattttatattttcacttattaaatcaaaatataatagtttataaatattagaaaataaaaatattataataatttattaatattttatttttaatttttaataattctaCTATTTATATTGTAATCAATATGAATGGTTTTAAATaacattatgttattttaattagatgtataatttttggatatataatatctaaactatttagttattatttggatatattagaTAACATTTACTTTCCgattcaactataatattttgttgtaaagcttaaaattttaattaatttttttatttagatgtAGTTTGATTCTTGTCTTAGATTTGTAAACatattttagtaagattatgtagattttaatatatgttattttgagAATCAAATAGTTAAAGTAAACAAAAGTGTTGACGATTCAAAGTTACGTACAGAAATATAATAATCATAGTCCTTTTAAAccttatgcatatatatataagttatacaaaataattaattgtaatagttggttaatatatttataatattatttgaaaatttcatatttatttgtaatatattGAGATgttctataatttatatgtataataatattactataaattaaatatctaatttttaatttaatgtttgactttgtaataaaaatattggtctAGTTACTCATTTTGTGGGTATATTGTCTTACATATATTCCGTCAAATTAAAGTATAACTATTTATATTCATTGTATTAGTTTGGTTGTTCATCTTAGatgtgtaaatatattttgatttttttagtaatttattatatgttaatttagaaaaacaaaattataaaaataaagtgatgataggtacaaaattacataaaaacataaccgataatgtttttttaacgctggttaattatgctattagaATATTACAGAAGATTCTAATTGCCTTATGAGGATTCGTGCATGATGGTACTCTTTACGCCATGTTGCAGATTTCTTGTAAGTCTTCTCTCCATTAATTCGCATAATTATGCCTTTACTGGAATTCGAAACCCAGATCTTCTGGTGTAAAAACATTAATGAAACTTTAGACAAACCACTCGACCAATGGAGCTTCCAcaaattttaaaagagaaaattatttctttattttaatatcaagattatttttctaaactttccttttctatgaaatcacattatatatataaaaatttatttgtcttaaattttattaatattttatttatcagttatttgaaaaatatagaagggaacttaaataaaaagaaatattaaataaaattttattcattaaagatatcttaatttatgttatttaaattattgtgtaataatttgagaaatagattgattttaaaataaaatgggtaatacttctaaaatatatattatgttgtttaagATTATCTTTTAAAGGGAAGATTATTTCTTTACTTTAAAATCAagattattttgtgaactttagtttccttattatGAATTACactatatataaaagatatttttgtttttaaaatttataaattttctttattgtattggttatttgaaaaataaagaaaacggAAACctaaattagaaaaatagaataaatatttaataatgataattagATATATGTGATTCATTAAAAGTATCATCGAAATCAACCACCGTGAGAATTAAAGTGAACGTGACACGTACGAAACTGACTTcagaaataatattataaaaatatgaaatatttatatatttttttcaattttaagaGTCTTACCAGTGAAACCACTCATATGTTTCCTTGTCTAACTTTCTTtgggaaaagaaaaaatataatgtagGTTAAAATCAGTAAAGAGAGAAATAACAACctcaaattaacaaaaaaaatatccctAACATCATCTCCTATATTTTATCGTCTTTGGAACTAAATGAACATAATGACCTTTCTTCACCATGTCTCTCATTACCTTGCCAGCCTCAGTAAGCTTCATGCCTTTCTCAAATAGCTCACCAATGTACTATACACTACGATATTCGGGTTACACCCTGAAGCTTCCATCTCCTTTACCAAAACAACACGCTCCTCTGAACTCTCCCGCCATGCACACAGCCCGCGAATCATCAAGGTGTATGTGAAGACATTGGGCAGCTGCCTTTTTCTTACCATCTATTTGAACATCTCCTTCGCCTTCTCTACCTCTCCGGCTACAACATACCCTGTGATCATCAAGGTGTAACAAACAACATCCACCATTTCATGGGAGTACTTGCAAGCTTCTAGATTCCCTGCTCGGCTCAGACCGTCTATCAAAGTAGTGAAGTGGATGACACTCGGCTCAATCCCAACATCCTTCATATGGTTCAATGTAGTAAGAGCAGCCAGCagtttttgttagattttttaaaatcattatatgAGTTAGAACGGTAATGTGTTTAGTTTATCTTTGTCATTCAATACAATGATACATACCATACATTATATCTAGGATTTAGATTTAGACGGGTGAACAGTAAGACATTGATGatataaatacaaacaataAGCTATATGTCAAAACAACAAGCTTTCATAAGAGAAAAGGAGAAGAGTAGGCTTAGGCATATTTCCCGGATCCAAAGATCCGAACCGGTAATTACCCGAAAATCGGgtttcggatcagattcggatACAAGAAAATACCTGGTTggataaagtttaaaa
The nucleotide sequence above comes from Brassica napus cultivar Da-Ae chromosome A9, Da-Ae, whole genome shotgun sequence. Encoded proteins:
- the LOC106368411 gene encoding uncharacterized protein LOC106368411, which translates into the protein MTQFGGYDYCTEKAMQYLTLEPGKVPEALKLYAEAFQAKLVDDSYEDQSVQLKILNSYVLITPWASASGSSDSFLELPTDLNSIRRIREDKRFVEIDRTRSTEDKSVMMKDPFGITFLLRVEKKKMTGSVVDHGLLFRRACNPIAFGFPQGISPNDLCTIKLTALFVTRYGMAFKKALKKIASTEFGFLNLNHIWRRLFFNFVGVYTSIVKPSKEVYRSCDFMGKALELFFHLLQLKNVKMGGSRRVMEVDAFTGGVDYFAYMDFVGYSDVMPRPQRRSVMIAQLGHTLRTPLSASWCTTIFFVSPEVLGIIKLTALFVARYGKRIACELMEKEGRNPLFSFLDPSDCGFPCYNMVVQVYSKVLKNFELVYTADIVLQRYFQSLWDEEKDEPKDVDDLYSFVECVDSFAQMEDEEFFHKMGTREAHVYPFHDQTSRVHSRPHVYHPFHDQTSPANVQEEEGPSSIEVCVPTLDGRVIIEIVVESFFGEKVASLKEKIVKVIQIPSKYLKLRGKLVGVLRDDKSLADNNVEAGEILIATWRFSRWEVQIT